One genomic region from Jilunia laotingensis encodes:
- a CDS encoding arylsulfatase: MDANKWLVSAALPLISLNCIAQQTKQPNIILIVADDLGYSDLGCYGGEIPTPHLDELAKQGLRYTQFYNAGRSCPSRASMITGLYPHQTGIGAMTETPWGPDDWGTPGYKGYLNHNCVTMGEVLREAGYHTYLSGKWHLGMHGQEKWPLQRGFDHFYGILAGACSYLRPEGGRGLTEDNTRLPAPEQPYYSTDAFTDRAIGFIDDRPADGAPYFLFLSYNAPHWPLQAKQEDIDKFLGKYKKGWRAVREARLKRMVKMGLVDPKWRLAQWEARTWDELTEQEKNDMDMKMAVYAAQVHCMDYNIGRLMKHLEEKGEMDNTIIVFLSDNGACAEPHVEKGSGGVDMINDPSSSDKPSYGLPWAQVSNTPYRKYKVRAYEGGTAAPFIVSWPARYAQYGGEIRHNRIFLPDLMATFIDAAHATYPETYQGNTIFPLEGKTLLPTIEQPDAVIHDYIFSEHFDNCAVWWENWKAVKDQDSNKWELYDLTADRTEHVNMALERPKILKQLVAEWNKWADSHQVYPKHK, encoded by the coding sequence ATGGATGCAAATAAATGGTTAGTAAGCGCGGCATTGCCCCTGATTTCTCTGAACTGTATCGCTCAGCAAACGAAACAGCCCAATATCATCTTGATTGTTGCTGATGACTTGGGATATTCGGATTTGGGTTGTTACGGTGGAGAAATCCCGACCCCCCATCTGGATGAGTTAGCCAAACAAGGACTGCGTTATACGCAATTTTATAATGCCGGTCGTTCTTGCCCCTCGCGGGCAAGTATGATCACCGGCTTATATCCTCATCAAACAGGGATCGGAGCAATGACCGAAACACCGTGGGGACCCGATGACTGGGGTACGCCCGGCTATAAAGGCTATCTTAACCATAATTGTGTCACAATGGGCGAGGTTCTCAGGGAGGCGGGCTATCATACCTACCTGTCTGGTAAATGGCACCTCGGCATGCATGGACAAGAGAAATGGCCGTTGCAACGTGGCTTCGATCATTTCTACGGCATCTTGGCAGGTGCCTGTAGCTATCTGCGTCCCGAAGGCGGACGCGGACTGACAGAAGATAACACCCGCCTTCCGGCTCCTGAACAACCGTATTACAGTACGGACGCATTCACCGACCGTGCTATTGGATTCATAGATGATCGTCCGGCAGACGGTGCCCCGTATTTCCTCTTTTTGTCTTACAATGCTCCCCACTGGCCCTTGCAGGCAAAGCAGGAAGATATCGATAAATTTCTGGGGAAATATAAGAAAGGGTGGCGTGCTGTTCGCGAAGCTCGTTTGAAGCGAATGGTCAAGATGGGACTGGTCGACCCGAAATGGCGGCTTGCACAATGGGAAGCCAGAACTTGGGACGAACTGACTGAACAGGAGAAGAATGATATGGACATGAAAATGGCGGTTTATGCCGCACAGGTGCATTGCATGGACTATAATATCGGTCGTTTGATGAAACATCTGGAAGAGAAAGGCGAGATGGACAACACGATCATAGTCTTCCTTTCAGACAATGGAGCCTGTGCCGAACCCCATGTCGAAAAAGGTTCCGGAGGGGTAGACATGATCAATGATCCCTCTTCATCGGATAAACCCTCTTACGGGCTTCCTTGGGCACAAGTAAGCAATACGCCCTACCGCAAATACAAAGTGAGAGCCTATGAGGGTGGAACAGCGGCCCCGTTCATCGTTTCCTGGCCTGCCAGATATGCGCAGTATGGTGGAGAAATCCGCCATAACCGCATCTTCCTACCCGACCTTATGGCAACGTTTATCGATGCGGCTCATGCCACTTATCCCGAGACGTATCAAGGGAATACCATTTTTCCGCTTGAAGGAAAGACGCTCCTTCCTACCATCGAACAGCCCGATGCCGTGATCCATGATTATATATTCAGCGAGCATTTCGACAACTGTGCCGTGTGGTGGGAGAACTGGAAAGCGGTGAAAGACCAGGATTCAAACAAATGGGAACTCTACGACTTGACAGCCGACCGTACGGAACACGTAAACATGGCTCTCGAACGTCCGAAGATACTCAAGCAACTGGTTGCCGAATGGAACAAGTGGGCCGATTCGCATCAAGTATATCCGAAACACAAATAA
- a CDS encoding tetratricopeptide repeat protein yields MKHLNLTIQSLLFTILLSGVVTSCQFTPKSMDSLLDRVEGCMEAHPDSALQLLESVTEPEKMSEESLARYYLLLTQARDKNYQDLSSDSSIIYSVNYFKDYDDPSRYGKSMYYYGRVMQMCDEDIRAMKIYLEAQNALKEAGEYKMLGLLHGNIAILNQNQSLYTEAIHCSQEAIRYYYEAKDTLNVAYAYQTMGNTFFLMQQMDSVKKCVDRSLSFFDTNPVRLTVSADKLLGLVYSYQKQYEEAERLFLKVLAKEPNDSKKIRHYLSLGHLYQMMGRKQEAEKYLDVCLKDDDLLVRSEAYSCLSDMAVSDSDIKQAFYFKQMADSLFYIVENDRKRDAIAHLQTENVKERFFRKILFKNSI; encoded by the coding sequence ATGAAGCACTTGAATCTTACTATACAGTCACTTCTATTTACTATCCTCTTATCAGGTGTGGTGACTTCTTGTCAATTCACTCCCAAGTCAATGGATTCTCTTCTCGACCGTGTGGAAGGATGTATGGAGGCACATCCCGATAGTGCATTGCAGCTTCTTGAGTCAGTGACCGAGCCGGAAAAAATGTCCGAGGAATCTCTTGCCCGTTATTATTTGTTACTGACTCAAGCCCGTGACAAAAATTATCAAGACTTGTCATCCGATTCTTCGATCATATATTCTGTGAATTATTTTAAGGATTATGACGATCCTTCGCGTTATGGGAAATCCATGTATTATTATGGACGTGTCATGCAAATGTGTGATGAAGATATACGTGCTATGAAAATCTATCTGGAAGCCCAAAATGCACTGAAAGAAGCTGGAGAATATAAAATGTTGGGATTGTTACATGGAAATATAGCTATATTGAACCAAAATCAATCACTCTATACTGAGGCAATTCATTGTTCACAGGAAGCTATCCGATATTATTATGAAGCAAAAGATACTCTGAATGTAGCGTATGCTTACCAAACAATGGGTAATACCTTCTTTCTGATGCAACAGATGGATAGTGTCAAAAAATGTGTGGATCGTAGTCTTTCTTTTTTTGATACGAATCCGGTTAGATTAACCGTTTCAGCCGATAAACTGCTCGGGCTCGTATATAGTTATCAAAAACAATATGAGGAAGCGGAGCGGTTGTTCCTGAAAGTTTTGGCAAAGGAACCTAATGATTCAAAGAAAATACGTCATTATTTGTCTTTGGGGCACTTGTACCAAATGATGGGACGGAAACAAGAAGCGGAAAAGTATTTGGATGTTTGTTTGAAGGATGATGATTTGTTGGTTCGTTCGGAAGCATATTCTTGTTTGTCCGACATGGCTGTTTCTGATTCCGACATCAAACAGGCATTCTATTTTAAACAAATGGCTGATTCTCTATTTTATATTGTAGAGAATGATAGAAAAAGAGATGCCATTGCTCACTTGCAGACAGAAAATGTGAAAGAGAGATTTTTTAGAAAAATCCTATTCAAGAATAGTATTTAA
- a CDS encoding arylsulfatase: MNSKLILLPAVLMAAGTTGVKAKGKKTDKRPNILVILADDLGYSDLGCYGGEIHTPNLDRLAQEGVRFNHFYNTSRSCPTRASLLTGLYQHQAGIGRMTFDDHLPGYRGTLSRDAVTIAEVLKESGYTTSMVGKWHIAETPLRDDQREWLAHHVYHEKFSDLCNYPVNRGFDTHYGTIYGVVDYFDPFSLVEGEVPIKEVPEGYYITQALSDRAAAEITQYAEDDKPFFMYLAYTSPHWPLHALPEDIEKYKDTYKVGWEPIRDARYKRQQEMGLFGDQKDFLSDRQFHDKWEDNKDAEWDARAMAVHAAMIDRMDQGIGQVIDALEKTGQLDNTFIIFMSDNGCSNEECQNYSPGENDRPDLTRKGEVMVYPKNKEVMPGPETTYASLGARWANVANTPFRYWKAKSYEGGICTPMIAHWPSGIKKNVGGFTHEIGHVMDIMATCLDLADAEYPTKYRGHDIIPMEGKSLIPIFTTGHREGHEYIGFEHFNERAFLSNDGWKLVRPGEKAAWELYNLNEDRSERHNLAAKYPEKVAEMVKGYEAWAKRCMVEPYPGQNKAKK; the protein is encoded by the coding sequence ATGAATTCTAAATTAATCCTTTTACCGGCAGTGCTGATGGCAGCCGGTACGACTGGTGTAAAAGCCAAAGGTAAGAAGACCGACAAGCGGCCTAATATCTTAGTAATTCTTGCAGATGACCTCGGTTATTCTGACCTCGGCTGTTATGGAGGTGAAATCCATACACCCAATCTGGACAGGCTTGCCCAGGAAGGCGTACGTTTCAATCATTTCTACAATACAAGCCGTAGTTGCCCTACGCGCGCTTCTTTGCTGACCGGATTGTATCAGCATCAGGCAGGTATCGGGCGTATGACGTTTGACGATCATCTGCCGGGGTACCGCGGTACGCTTTCACGCGATGCCGTTACCATTGCAGAAGTTCTCAAGGAATCAGGCTATACGACGAGCATGGTCGGTAAATGGCACATTGCCGAAACTCCCTTGCGCGACGACCAACGCGAATGGCTGGCTCATCATGTGTATCATGAAAAGTTCTCCGATCTCTGCAACTATCCTGTTAATCGGGGATTCGACACCCACTACGGAACCATCTACGGTGTAGTCGATTATTTCGACCCGTTCAGTCTGGTGGAAGGTGAAGTGCCTATCAAGGAAGTACCCGAAGGCTATTACATTACTCAGGCTCTTTCCGACCGTGCTGCCGCAGAAATTACCCAGTATGCTGAAGATGATAAACCTTTCTTCATGTATCTGGCCTATACCTCTCCTCACTGGCCGCTCCATGCACTGCCCGAAGATATCGAGAAATACAAAGATACTTATAAAGTAGGTTGGGAACCCATCCGCGATGCACGTTACAAACGCCAACAGGAGATGGGCCTGTTCGGTGATCAGAAAGACTTCCTGTCCGACCGTCAGTTCCATGACAAATGGGAAGATAATAAAGATGCCGAATGGGATGCACGCGCCATGGCTGTTCATGCTGCCATGATCGACCGCATGGATCAAGGTATCGGTCAGGTCATCGATGCTTTGGAGAAGACCGGACAGCTTGACAATACTTTTATCATCTTCATGTCCGACAATGGTTGCAGCAATGAAGAATGTCAGAATTATTCACCGGGAGAGAACGACCGTCCCGACTTGACACGCAAGGGTGAAGTAATGGTTTATCCGAAGAACAAGGAAGTGATGCCTGGTCCGGAAACCACCTATGCTTCTTTGGGCGCACGTTGGGCCAATGTTGCCAACACTCCGTTCCGTTACTGGAAAGCCAAATCATATGAAGGCGGTATCTGTACCCCGATGATTGCCCATTGGCCATCCGGAATTAAAAAGAATGTAGGTGGCTTCACGCACGAGATCGGTCACGTCATGGACATCATGGCAACTTGTCTTGACTTGGCGGATGCTGAATATCCTACTAAATATCGCGGTCATGACATCATTCCGATGGAAGGCAAGAGCTTGATTCCTATCTTCACGACCGGACATCGTGAAGGACACGAATATATCGGCTTCGAACACTTCAATGAACGTGCTTTCCTGTCCAATGACGGTTGGAAGCTGGTTCGTCCGGGCGAAAAAGCTGCTTGGGAACTTTATAATCTGAACGAAGACCGTAGCGAACGCCATAACTTGGCTGCCAAATACCCCGAGAAAGTAGCCGAAATGGTGAAAGGATATGAAGCATGGGCAAAACGTTGTATGGTTGAGCCTTATCCCGGACAGAATAAAGCCAAAAAGTAG
- a CDS encoding arsenate reductase ArsC, with translation MRVLILCTGNSCRSQMAHGILQSLDDTIEVCSAGTHPVEQVNPNAIAVMREIGIDISEHTPTDVRQYLTQEWDYVITVCGNANETCPVFAGHVKHRLHIGFDDPSDVTGTPDFIKNEFRRVRDNIKMKFYDFYLHIKGHC, from the coding sequence ATGAGAGTATTGATACTTTGTACAGGAAATAGTTGCCGCAGTCAGATGGCTCATGGCATTTTGCAATCATTGGATGATACGATTGAGGTCTGTTCGGCAGGCACACATCCTGTTGAACAAGTAAACCCTAATGCCATAGCGGTAATGCGTGAAATAGGCATAGACATATCCGAACATACTCCCACAGATGTAAGGCAATACCTTACCCAAGAATGGGATTATGTAATAACGGTATGCGGAAATGCCAATGAAACCTGCCCGGTATTTGCAGGACATGTCAAACATCGCTTGCACATCGGCTTTGACGACCCTTCCGATGTAACAGGAACACCCGATTTTATTAAAAACGAGTTCCGTAGAGTACGAGATAATATCAAGATGAAATTCTATGATTTTTATCTTCACATTAAGGGTCATTGCTGA
- a CDS encoding glutaminase domain-containing protein → MKKLLTMALSVSLLCNAQASDLFKPVKEVALRAPSVPLVMADPYLSIWSPYDKLTEGSTKHWTNASKPLVGALRVDGKVYRFMGKDKQNLQPIAPMTDVEVWEGAFTRQTPSQGWTEMEFDDSSWKRGKAAFGTRDMPRIHTEWRDDDIWVRRAFNMDNLDADDNIYLIYSHDDVFELYLNGEKLVGTDYSWNNDVQLQLTETAKKKLRNGKNVIAAHCHNTTGGAYLDFGIYREKKQTASFTTEAIQKNVSVLPTQTYYTFSCGPVELDVVFTAPQLMDDLDLMSTPINYISYQVRPMDKKQHDVQFYLEATPELALNEQTQPTIARSFTRNGLSYVEAGTIDQPICDRKGDGICIDWGYAYLASGNSTDRSLSLGDYYGMKESFINEGDLLTPQTKWITRQVTDMPAMAYAHDLGAVSKEGKSGYVMIGYDDIYSIEYMYEKRMAYWKHDGKVTIFDAFEKAKENYNAVMERCRDYDEMLMNDAEKAGGKEYAELCALAYRQVISAHKLFTDKEGNLLFFSKENNSNGCINTVDLTYPSAPLFLVYNPDLQKAMMTSIFEYSASGRWNKPFAAHDLGTYPIANGQVYGGDMPIEESGNMVVLAAAISKIEGNADYAKKYWDILTIWTDYLAEYGQDPENQLCTDDFAGHWAHNANLSIKAIMGVAGYSEMARMLGLDEVADKYGAIAKKMAVKWEQMANEGDHYRLAFDRKDTWSQKYNIIWDKMWNLNLFPNDVISKEVAYYLTKQNPYGLPLDSRKEYTKSDWIMWSAALSPDKATFGKFISPIYKYANETVTRVPLSDWHHTDSGKFVGFKARSVVGGYWMQVLMNKMHKK, encoded by the coding sequence ATGAAGAAACTACTTACAATGGCTTTGTCGGTGAGTTTACTGTGCAATGCGCAGGCTTCCGATTTGTTTAAACCGGTAAAAGAGGTTGCTTTAAGAGCCCCATCCGTACCTTTGGTGATGGCAGACCCTTATTTGTCAATTTGGTCACCTTATGACAAGCTTACTGAAGGCAGTACGAAACACTGGACGAATGCGAGTAAACCTTTGGTTGGCGCCTTGCGCGTCGATGGCAAAGTATATCGCTTTATGGGAAAAGACAAGCAAAACCTCCAACCTATTGCTCCCATGACGGATGTAGAAGTATGGGAAGGAGCATTTACCCGGCAGACGCCTTCACAGGGATGGACGGAAATGGAATTTGACGATAGCAGCTGGAAACGTGGAAAAGCCGCATTCGGTACGCGCGATATGCCACGTATCCACACAGAGTGGAGAGATGACGATATTTGGGTACGGCGTGCCTTTAATATGGACAACCTTGATGCAGACGATAATATATATTTGATTTATTCACACGACGACGTATTTGAACTTTATTTAAATGGTGAAAAACTGGTAGGCACAGATTATAGCTGGAATAATGATGTACAACTGCAACTTACGGAAACAGCTAAAAAGAAACTACGTAATGGAAAAAATGTAATTGCCGCACACTGTCACAACACAACCGGAGGCGCATATCTTGATTTTGGTATTTACCGTGAAAAGAAACAAACAGCCAGTTTTACAACTGAGGCTATTCAGAAAAACGTAAGCGTACTCCCGACACAAACTTATTATACATTCTCATGTGGCCCGGTGGAACTGGATGTCGTGTTCACCGCACCGCAACTAATGGACGATCTCGATTTGATGTCCACTCCGATCAACTACATCTCTTATCAGGTACGTCCGATGGATAAGAAACAGCATGATGTGCAGTTCTATCTGGAAGCTACCCCCGAACTTGCCCTGAATGAACAGACACAACCTACCATTGCCCGTTCATTTACTCGCAACGGCTTAAGTTATGTGGAAGCAGGAACTATCGATCAGCCCATTTGCGATCGCAAAGGCGATGGTATCTGTATAGACTGGGGGTATGCGTATCTGGCTAGCGGAAATTCTACCGACCGTTCTCTCAGCTTAGGCGATTATTATGGGATGAAGGAGTCGTTTATTAATGAGGGCGATCTGTTGACCCCGCAAACCAAATGGATTACCCGTCAGGTTACCGATATGCCTGCTATGGCATATGCCCATGATTTGGGAGCCGTTTCCAAGGAAGGCAAAAGCGGATATGTAATGATCGGTTATGACGACATCTATTCTATTGAGTACATGTACGAAAAGCGGATGGCATATTGGAAACATGACGGTAAAGTGACCATTTTCGATGCTTTCGAAAAGGCAAAGGAGAACTACAATGCCGTTATGGAACGTTGCCGTGATTATGACGAGATGCTGATGAACGATGCCGAAAAAGCCGGAGGCAAGGAATATGCCGAACTTTGTGCATTGGCTTATCGCCAGGTCATCTCAGCTCACAAGCTATTTACGGATAAAGAAGGTAACCTGCTGTTCTTCTCCAAAGAAAATAATAGTAACGGTTGCATCAATACCGTCGACCTGACTTATCCTTCTGCTCCTCTGTTCTTGGTTTACAACCCCGATTTGCAGAAGGCGATGATGACCAGTATCTTCGAATACAGTGCAAGCGGACGTTGGAACAAACCTTTTGCCGCACACGACTTGGGTACCTATCCCATCGCTAACGGGCAGGTATACGGAGGCGACATGCCGATAGAAGAGAGTGGTAACATGGTAGTTCTTGCCGCTGCTATTTCAAAGATTGAAGGCAATGCCGATTATGCCAAGAAGTACTGGGATATCTTGACCATCTGGACAGACTATCTCGCAGAATACGGGCAAGATCCCGAAAACCAACTTTGTACCGATGATTTTGCCGGACATTGGGCGCACAATGCCAACTTGTCCATCAAAGCCATCATGGGTGTAGCCGGTTATAGCGAGATGGCTCGTATGCTGGGACTCGATGAAGTGGCCGACAAGTACGGGGCCATCGCTAAAAAGATGGCAGTCAAATGGGAGCAGATGGCGAATGAAGGTGATCACTATCGTCTCGCATTCGACCGCAAAGATACCTGGAGCCAGAAGTACAATATCATTTGGGATAAGATGTGGAATCTGAATCTCTTCCCTAATGACGTTATTTCTAAAGAAGTAGCTTATTATCTTACGAAACAGAATCCTTACGGTTTGCCTTTGGATTCGCGTAAAGAGTACACTAAGTCCGACTGGATCATGTGGTCGGCAGCACTTTCGCCCGATAAAGCTACGTTTGGGAAGTTTATCTCTCCTATCTATAAATACGCCAATGAAACGGTAACTCGTGTACCACTCAGTGACTGGCATCATACCGATAGCGGTAAGTTCGTAGGCTTCAAAGCCCGTTCTGTCGTTGGAGGATACTGGATGCAAGTGTTGATGAATAAGATGCATAAGAAATAA